DNA from Oryzisolibacter sp. LB2S:
GGAATACGCCGATGAGCTGCTCAAGGGCGGGACGCTGCCCGGCGAGCGCAGCGTGCAGGTGCGGCGCATGCGGCTCGACGATGCCGAGCTGCTGCAACTGTGCGACGGCATCTACGCGGGCATGCTCGACGACGCGGCCTGGCGCGAGCTGCGCGCGCGCCTGGAGGCGCAACCGCTGCTGTCCATCAGCGAGCGGCAGGAGCTGTGCCTGATCGGCTGCATGTTCTGCCTGGACGTTCGCGCGGGCGGCGTGACGTTCGAGACCAACCTCGATTCCGTGGCGCGCAGCGGCGTGCGTGTGAATCCGCGTGTGCTGCAGCTCGCGCGGCGCAAGGGATCCACCTGAAGGGTCGGCGGGCGCGGTAGTGGGAAGGAATACGACATTACGCGGCGTGGTGCGCCGCGCGCATCTGGGCATGGCCCTCATGGCCATGGCACTGGCCGGGTCGCTGCTGCTCGTCGTGGCGCTGGTGGCGCTGCGCGTACACCAGCAAAGCAATCTGCAGCTGATGGCGCGCTCCGTGGCCTACACGGTCGAGGCCGCCGTGGTCTTCAAGGACGTGCAGGCGGCCGATCAGACCCTGGCCCACATGCTGGCGCGCGAGGGCGTGGCCCACGCCGTCGTGCGCGATGCACGCGGGGCCGTGTTTGCACGCTGGCGCGGCAGTGACCCCAGCCTGCGCGAGCGCACCGGGTATGCGCTCGCGCGCATGACGCTGCTGACCCCGGCGGTCGCGCCCATCGTGTACGAGGGCAGGCCCGTGGGCGAGGTCGAGCTGCACGGCGATGGCCAGGCGCTGCTCAATTTCCTGATCGCGGGGCTGGTGGCGCTGCTTGCCTGCCTGGCCGTCAGCGGCGCCGTGGGCCTGTTGCTCGCGCGGCGCATGTTGCGCGACATGGTCACGCCGCTGCAGGCGCTGGCGCAGGTGGCGCGCGCGGTGCGGCGCGACCATGCCAAGGGCCAACGCGTGCCGCCGGCACGCCTGGCCGAATTGCGCGAACTGGGCGATGACTTCAACGCATTGCTGGCCGAGCTGGAGGATCGCGAAGCACTGCTGCAGCAGAAGAACAAGGCGCTGACACATCTGGCCCTGCACGACAGCCTGACCGGCCTGCCCAATCGCGCAAACTTCGAGCAGCAACTGCCGTTGGCCATCGCGCATGCGCGCGACACGGATCAGCCCATGGCGCTGTTGTTCATGGACTGCGATCGCTTCAAGCTCATCAACGACAGCCTCGGCCATGGCGCCGGCGATGCGCTGCTGGTCGAGGTGGCCAGGCGGCTAGACGGGCTGGTGCGCAGCGGTGACGTGGCGGCGCGCCTGGGGGGTGATGAGTTCGCCATGATCCTGGCCGCGCCCACGGGGCAGGCGCAAGCGCAGGCCATGGCGGATCGGGTGGTGGCCGCAATGCGCGAGCCCCTGGTCCTGGCCGATGGCGGCGTGATTCAGCCCTCGGTGAGTGCGGGCGTGGCCGTGTTCCCGCAGCAGGGCGACAATATGGAGTCCCTGCTGCATGGCGCCGATGCCGCCATGTACGAGGTGAAGGCACGCCGGCGCCGGCGTGCGACGGACAGGTAGAGAGGGTAAAGAGATGGTGAAGCAAACTCCTTGTGCATGGATGCTGCGCCTGCTGTGGCTGGTTGCCGCCGCATTGGCCTTGGGCGCCTGCCAGAGTGCGCCGCACATGAGCGATGAGGCGCGCCGCGCCCAGGTGCTGCGCGAGCAGGGCTTTGTGCAGACGGAGCAGGGCTGGGAGCTGCAGTTGCCGGGCAAGCTGCTGTTCGGCTTCGACTCCGATGTCGTGACCGACGAGAGCCGCCGGAAGCTTCTGCACATGGGCCGCGCCCTGAGCGAGGTGGGCGTGCGCACATTGCGCGTGGATGGCCATGCCGACGACCAGGGGGCACCCGAGTACAACGAGCGCCTGTCCCTGCGCCGTGCGCAGGCCGTGGCCCAGGCGCTGGCCGATTCCGGCATCGCGCTCGACCATATCGAGGTGCGCGGCCTCGGCGCCAAGTACCCCGTGGCGGCCGGCACCAGCGAGGCCGCGCGCCAGGAAAACCGGCGTGTCGCGCTGACCGTGCCGGTGCAATAGCCACCATCGAGCCGCGATCCACCCACCATCACCGGAGCAGGCCCTGTGGCCTGCCGTTTGCAAATTCTTCCCGGAGTAGCCTTGATGGCCGACCTTTCCAAAATCACCTGCATCGAAGACCTGCGCCAAGTGGCCGAATGCCGCGTGCCGCGCATGTTCTACGACTACGCCGACTCGGGCTCGTGGACCGAGGGTACCTATCGCGCCAACGAGGGCGACTTTCAGAAAATCAAGTTCCGCCAGCGCGTGGCCGTGAACATGGAGGGGCGCAGCACCGCCACCACCATGGTGGGCCAGCAGGCCAGGATGCCCGTGTGCATCGCCCCCGTGGGGCTGACGGGCATGCAGCATGCCGACGGCGAGATCCATGCCGCGCGCGCGGCCGAGAAGTTCGGCATTCCGTTCACGCTCTCGACCATGAGCATCTGCTCCATCGAGGACATAGCGGAAAACACCAGCGCCCCGTTCTGGTTCCAGCTCTACATGATGCGCGACCGCGACGCCATGGCACGCATGATTGCGCGCGCCAAGGACGCCAAGTGCAGCGCCCTGGTGCTCACGCTGGACCTGCAGGTCATCGGCCAGCGCCACAAGGACATCAAGAACGGTCTGACGGCGCCGCCGCGCCCCACGCTGAAGAACATCGTCAACCTCATGACCAAGCCGCGCTGGTGCCTGGGGATGGCGGGCACGCAGCGGCGCACGTTTCGCAACCTGGTGGGCCATGTGAAGGGCGTGTCCGACATGAGCTCGCTCGCGGCCTGGACCAACGAGCAGTTCGACCCGCGCCTGTCCTGGGAGGACGTGCGCTGGGTCAAGCAGCAGTGGGGCGGCAAGCTCATCCTCAAGGGCATCATGGAGGTCGAGGACGCGCTGCTCGCCGCACAGAACGGCGCGGACGCCATCGTGGTCAGCAACCACGGCGGTCGCCAGCTCGATGGCGCGCCCTCGTCGATCGCGGCGCTGCCGGCCATCGTGGACGCCGTGGGCGACAGGCTGGAAGTGTGGATGGACGGCGGCATCCGAAGCGGCCAGGACGTGCTGCGCGCCTGGGCTCTGGGAGCGCGCGGCACCATGATA
Protein-coding regions in this window:
- a CDS encoding YfiR family protein, whose amino-acid sequence is MVIFARFLPTWVGGRQAAALAALCALWLTGAPLRAQEIVTDERSQAVAQTVLGILGYTRWPSASPVVRLCVVGPTEYADELLKGGTLPGERSVQVRRMRLDDAELLQLCDGIYAGMLDDAAWRELRARLEAQPLLSISERQELCLIGCMFCLDVRAGGVTFETNLDSVARSGVRVNPRVLQLARRKGST
- a CDS encoding diguanylate cyclase, whose amino-acid sequence is MALMAMALAGSLLLVVALVALRVHQQSNLQLMARSVAYTVEAAVVFKDVQAADQTLAHMLAREGVAHAVVRDARGAVFARWRGSDPSLRERTGYALARMTLLTPAVAPIVYEGRPVGEVELHGDGQALLNFLIAGLVALLACLAVSGAVGLLLARRMLRDMVTPLQALAQVARAVRRDHAKGQRVPPARLAELRELGDDFNALLAELEDREALLQQKNKALTHLALHDSLTGLPNRANFEQQLPLAIAHARDTDQPMALLFMDCDRFKLINDSLGHGAGDALLVEVARRLDGLVRSGDVAARLGGDEFAMILAAPTGQAQAQAMADRVVAAMREPLVLADGGVIQPSVSAGVAVFPQQGDNMESLLHGADAAMYEVKARRRRRATDR
- a CDS encoding OmpA family protein, encoding MVKQTPCAWMLRLLWLVAAALALGACQSAPHMSDEARRAQVLREQGFVQTEQGWELQLPGKLLFGFDSDVVTDESRRKLLHMGRALSEVGVRTLRVDGHADDQGAPEYNERLSLRRAQAVAQALADSGIALDHIEVRGLGAKYPVAAGTSEAARQENRRVALTVPVQ
- a CDS encoding alpha-hydroxy acid oxidase, with product MADLSKITCIEDLRQVAECRVPRMFYDYADSGSWTEGTYRANEGDFQKIKFRQRVAVNMEGRSTATTMVGQQARMPVCIAPVGLTGMQHADGEIHAARAAEKFGIPFTLSTMSICSIEDIAENTSAPFWFQLYMMRDRDAMARMIARAKDAKCSALVLTLDLQVIGQRHKDIKNGLTAPPRPTLKNIVNLMTKPRWCLGMAGTQRRTFRNLVGHVKGVSDMSSLAAWTNEQFDPRLSWEDVRWVKQQWGGKLILKGIMEVEDALLAAQNGADAIVVSNHGGRQLDGAPSSIAALPAIVDAVGDRLEVWMDGGIRSGQDVLRAWALGARGTMIGRAMVYGLGAFGEAGVTKALQIIHKELDVSMAFCGHTNIQNVDKTILVPGTYPVAPRG